The following are from one region of the Chitinophagales bacterium genome:
- the rnr gene encoding ribonuclease R, whose amino-acid sequence MKKRIRGEKKQKRSDKSPADFPGMLIKYLQSSAGKRISRKSIYKKFNRSFSKEEMALAIKELEQEGRLMVEGSKVFLPALGKSSKKGPRVYEGVVDMTKHGYAFVHVEGLEHDIFVSSPRLNRALHGDTVKVAVIKSRPNGKMDGEVVGIVKRANDRFLGTVHVSPNYAFLIPDRRNMLHDIYIPLNKLHNAKDGDKAIALITHWPIESKSPVGEIVEVLGKSGSNDIEMKSILIENGFPLAFSEAALKQAAAISDQISSKEISRRRDMRGVPTFTIDPDDAKDFDDALSIQSLPDGNLEIGVHIADVSYYVTPGSPLDRDARERGTSVYLVDRVLPMLPEKLSNQVCSLRPDEDKLCFSVLFTMTPNAKVSEVWFGRTVIRSQKRFTYKEAQAVLDTGKGPFARQLLQLNTIARKLRQERIANGSIPFETVEIKIRLDEKGHPLEVMTKELTEANWLIEDFMLLANRYVAKYVSKLRHGRQPVPFVYRVHDKPDMVKLEQFAQFARNFGYHIKFTDPEEVADQLNRFLKRIRGKKEQNVLEQIAIRSMAKAIYTTHNIGHFGLAFDYYTHFTSPIRRYPDILVHRILQQCLTDGEILYPRDELEQICDHCSQRERAAMEAERESIKYKQVEFMQDKVGMEYEGIISGVVYKGIFVELTETRCEGFVHVRHLGEGDFLFDESNYCLVDQESGITFRLGDNIRVRVLETNLENRTIDLAPAAES is encoded by the coding sequence TTGAAGAAAAGAATACGAGGCGAAAAAAAGCAGAAACGTTCGGATAAGTCCCCTGCCGATTTCCCCGGCATGCTCATAAAATATCTGCAAAGCTCAGCAGGAAAACGCATATCGCGAAAATCCATATACAAAAAATTCAACCGCAGCTTTAGCAAAGAAGAGATGGCCCTTGCCATCAAAGAACTGGAACAGGAGGGCAGACTGATGGTAGAAGGCAGTAAAGTTTTTCTCCCTGCCCTTGGAAAATCATCTAAAAAGGGACCACGCGTATATGAAGGAGTTGTAGATATGACCAAGCATGGTTATGCTTTTGTGCATGTAGAAGGGCTGGAGCATGATATCTTCGTCAGCTCTCCCAGACTTAACCGTGCCCTGCATGGCGATACAGTGAAGGTTGCTGTCATTAAAAGCCGCCCCAATGGGAAAATGGACGGGGAAGTGGTGGGCATTGTAAAACGGGCAAATGATCGCTTCCTGGGAACAGTACATGTTTCACCCAACTATGCTTTTCTCATCCCTGACAGGAGAAACATGCTCCATGATATATATATACCGCTGAACAAACTCCATAACGCAAAAGACGGAGATAAGGCTATTGCCCTTATCACACACTGGCCTATTGAATCTAAAAGTCCGGTAGGCGAGATCGTAGAGGTTCTGGGAAAATCCGGCAGCAACGATATTGAAATGAAGTCCATTCTCATTGAAAATGGATTTCCTCTGGCTTTTTCGGAAGCCGCTTTAAAACAGGCTGCTGCCATTTCAGACCAAATCAGCAGTAAGGAAATCAGCAGGCGCAGAGATATGCGCGGAGTTCCTACCTTTACCATTGACCCCGATGATGCAAAAGACTTTGATGATGCCCTCTCCATTCAGAGCCTGCCGGATGGTAACCTTGAGATAGGCGTGCACATTGCGGATGTATCTTACTATGTGACGCCCGGCTCCCCTCTTGATCGGGATGCCCGCGAGCGCGGCACATCGGTTTATCTGGTTGATCGTGTGCTGCCGATGCTTCCAGAAAAACTATCCAATCAGGTGTGCTCCCTGCGTCCTGATGAAGATAAACTCTGCTTCTCGGTGCTTTTCACCATGACCCCCAACGCAAAAGTTTCAGAGGTATGGTTTGGACGAACCGTTATCCGTTCACAAAAACGCTTTACTTATAAAGAAGCTCAGGCAGTGCTGGATACCGGCAAAGGCCCTTTTGCCCGGCAACTGCTTCAGCTCAATACCATTGCACGTAAACTCCGCCAGGAAAGAATCGCAAATGGCTCCATCCCTTTTGAAACCGTTGAAATTAAAATCAGACTGGACGAGAAAGGGCACCCGCTGGAGGTGATGACCAAAGAGCTTACTGAAGCCAACTGGCTTATTGAAGACTTCATGCTGTTGGCCAACCGTTATGTGGCAAAATACGTTTCCAAACTGCGCCACGGCCGACAGCCTGTACCCTTCGTGTACCGTGTTCATGACAAACCGGATATGGTCAAGCTGGAACAGTTTGCACAGTTCGCCCGAAATTTTGGATACCATATCAAGTTTACCGACCCCGAAGAAGTAGCCGATCAGCTCAATCGTTTTCTGAAAAGAATACGTGGCAAAAAAGAACAAAACGTGCTGGAGCAGATTGCCATCCGCTCTATGGCCAAAGCCATTTACACAACCCACAACATAGGCCACTTTGGTTTGGCCTTTGACTATTACACTCACTTCACTTCTCCAATCAGGCGTTATCCTGACATACTGGTGCATCGTATTTTACAGCAATGTCTCACTGATGGTGAAATACTGTATCCCCGCGATGAACTGGAGCAAATCTGCGACCACTGTTCTCAACGCGAGCGTGCGGCAATGGAAGCCGAGCGGGAATCCATAAAATACAAACAGGTAGAATTTATGCAGGATAAAGTGGGCATGGAATACGAAGGTATCATATCGGGAGTAGTTTATAAAGGCATCTTTGTGGAACTCACCGAAACCCGATGTGAAGGCTTTGTGCATGTGCGTCATTTGGGAGAAGGCGACTTTTTGTTTGACGAATCCAACTACTGCCTCGTGGATCAGGAGTCCGGAATCACCTTCCGACTGGGTGATAACATCCGGGTTCGCGTGCTGGAAACGAATCTGGAAAACCGCACTATTGACCTGGCGCCCGCTGCCGAAAGCTGA
- a CDS encoding ABC transporter ATP-binding protein, translating into MANTLLEVRNLVTEFKTDDETVTAVNNISFTLNKGETVGIVGESGSGKSVTSLSIMRLIPSPPGRIAGGEIIYHSKQRGTVDLLKLSEKEMRSFRGNEISMIFQEPMTSLNPVFTCGDQVMEAIMLHQKKSRQEARDLTLDLFKKVELPSPERILKAYPHQLSGGQKQRVMIAMAMSCEPNILIADEPSTALDVTVQARILELMRNLRDAYDMSIIFITHDLGVIAEIADRVIVMYKGKIVEQGRIYDIFSNPQHPYTKGLLACRPPLDVRLKKLPVIADFMQEDESGEMKIRDASVEKVISEVIITPEETRMRFENLLRQPPLLKVRNLKTYFPARRSFFGRVLDYVKAVDDVSFDVYPGETLGLVGESGCGKTTLGRTILRLVEATSGQVEFDGKDVFSLSSSQLNELREEMQIIFQDPYSSLNPRMTIGNAIMEPMRVHGKYANDAERREKTIELLRKVNLLPEHFNRYPHEFSGGQRQRICIARALALNPRFIVCDESVSALDVSVQAQVLNLLIQLRNEFQFTYIFISHDLSVVKFMSDRMMVMNKGKIEEMGPADEIYNNPQREYTKKLIAAIPKGRLEDIERRMHERALAMKHT; encoded by the coding sequence ATGGCCAATACTTTACTGGAAGTCAGAAACCTGGTTACAGAATTTAAAACCGATGACGAAACGGTTACGGCTGTCAACAATATCAGTTTCACCCTAAACAAGGGCGAAACGGTAGGCATAGTGGGCGAATCCGGCTCGGGAAAGTCAGTTACCTCGCTTTCTATCATGCGCCTGATACCCAGCCCTCCCGGCAGAATTGCAGGAGGCGAGATCATTTACCACTCCAAACAACGCGGCACCGTGGATTTGCTGAAGCTGTCGGAAAAGGAAATGCGCAGTTTTCGGGGCAACGAAATATCCATGATATTTCAGGAGCCTATGACCTCGCTGAATCCCGTTTTCACCTGCGGAGATCAGGTCATGGAAGCCATCATGCTGCACCAGAAAAAGAGTCGTCAGGAAGCCCGTGACCTAACCCTGGATTTATTCAAAAAGGTGGAACTGCCCTCTCCCGAACGCATATTGAAGGCTTATCCCCATCAACTTTCCGGAGGTCAGAAGCAACGCGTAATGATTGCCATGGCCATGTCCTGTGAGCCGAATATTCTTATAGCAGACGAGCCTTCCACAGCTCTGGATGTAACCGTGCAGGCCCGCATTCTGGAACTGATGCGCAATCTGCGGGATGCCTACGACATGTCCATCATTTTCATTACACATGATCTTGGTGTAATTGCAGAAATAGCCGATCGGGTCATTGTTATGTATAAGGGGAAAATTGTGGAGCAGGGACGGATTTATGATATTTTTTCCAATCCGCAGCATCCGTATACCAAAGGGTTGCTGGCCTGCCGGCCTCCTTTGGATGTGAGGCTCAAAAAGCTGCCGGTAATAGCTGACTTTATGCAGGAGGATGAATCAGGGGAAATGAAAATCCGGGATGCATCAGTGGAAAAAGTCATCAGCGAGGTCATCATCACTCCGGAAGAAACCCGCATGCGCTTTGAAAACCTTCTCAGACAGCCACCCTTGCTGAAAGTGAGAAACCTAAAAACCTATTTCCCCGCCAGGAGGTCATTTTTCGGAAGGGTGCTGGATTACGTCAAGGCGGTAGATGATGTGAGTTTTGATGTATATCCCGGTGAAACGCTTGGCTTGGTGGGCGAATCCGGCTGTGGTAAAACAACCCTTGGCAGAACCATATTACGCCTGGTTGAAGCAACCTCAGGACAGGTTGAGTTTGACGGCAAAGATGTGTTTTCATTAAGCTCATCGCAGCTCAACGAATTGCGGGAGGAGATGCAGATAATTTTCCAGGATCCTTACTCCTCACTCAACCCGCGGATGACCATCGGCAATGCAATTATGGAACCCATGCGTGTACACGGCAAATATGCCAATGATGCCGAACGCAGGGAGAAAACCATAGAGCTGCTGCGAAAGGTGAATCTGTTACCCGAACATTTCAATCGCTACCCACATGAATTTTCGGGAGGTCAGCGGCAGCGTATTTGTATTGCCCGTGCTCTGGCATTGAATCCGCGCTTCATTGTCTGCGATGAGTCTGTTTCAGCGCTGGATGTGTCCGTGCAGGCTCAGGTGCTCAATCTGCTTATTCAGTTGCGCAATGAGTTTCAGTTTACCTACATCTTTATATCTCATGACCTTTCGGTGGTTAAATTTATGTCTGATCGCATGATGGTTATGAACAAAGGGAAAATTGAAGAAATGGGCCCTGCGGATGAAATTTACAATAATCCGCAGCGGGAGTACACCAAAAAGCTTATTGCCGCCATCCCCAAGGGCCGCCTGGAAGACATAGAGCGCAGGATGCATGAGCGGGCTCTTGCCATGAAGCATACCTGA
- the coaBC gene encoding phosphopantothenoylcysteine decarboxylase — MLAHKKILLGVCGSIAAYKSAFLVRLLTKARADVRVVMTEMARTFVGPLTFSTLSKNPVLTAFSDDAGSWNSHVEVALWADLFVIAPASAHTLARLSNGLCDNLLAAIYLSAKCPVMLAPAMDLDMWHHPATQKNLAALQERGHEIIPVGTGELASGLKGEGRMAEPEEILAQIEKHFKIVAKRQRFYGDITGKKVLITAGPTVEPIDPVRYISNHSTGKMGFALAEEFAALGAEVVLIKGPTSYNPSLKEIKVIPVTTAQEMYDATMKEFADTDITIMAAAVSDYRPVSAHKQKLKKTSEVLKLELIKNPDILETLGKRKKGNQILVGFALETENEIANAKKKLQNKNLDLIVLNSLRDQGAGFGHDTNKVTILNRKNEQKTYTLKGKPEVARDLIEEIINLMNGKKNAGQPVVM, encoded by the coding sequence ATGCTTGCGCATAAGAAAATACTGCTTGGCGTATGCGGCAGTATCGCTGCATATAAAAGCGCTTTTCTGGTCAGGCTGTTGACCAAGGCCCGGGCAGATGTAAGGGTTGTCATGACGGAAATGGCCCGGACTTTTGTTGGGCCCCTTACTTTCTCCACTCTCTCTAAAAACCCTGTGCTGACTGCATTCAGCGATGATGCCGGATCATGGAACAGCCATGTAGAAGTAGCCCTGTGGGCCGATCTGTTTGTCATTGCTCCTGCTTCGGCACATACCCTCGCGCGGCTAAGCAACGGCCTGTGCGACAATCTGCTTGCAGCCATTTATCTTTCAGCAAAATGCCCGGTTATGCTTGCCCCGGCTATGGATCTGGATATGTGGCACCATCCGGCTACACAAAAGAATCTTGCTGCATTGCAAGAACGCGGACACGAGATTATTCCCGTAGGCACCGGTGAGCTGGCCAGCGGGCTCAAGGGAGAAGGGCGCATGGCCGAACCTGAAGAAATTCTGGCTCAGATTGAAAAGCATTTTAAGATAGTTGCCAAAAGACAACGTTTCTACGGTGATATAACTGGCAAAAAAGTACTCATTACGGCCGGCCCCACAGTTGAACCTATTGACCCTGTACGCTATATCAGCAACCACTCTACTGGCAAAATGGGATTTGCCTTAGCCGAAGAATTTGCCGCATTGGGGGCCGAGGTGGTTTTAATTAAAGGCCCCACTTCCTATAACCCGTCTTTAAAAGAAATAAAAGTTATTCCGGTAACTACAGCACAGGAAATGTATGATGCAACTATGAAGGAATTTGCTGATACAGATATAACTATTATGGCAGCGGCAGTGTCAGACTACCGACCTGTATCGGCTCATAAGCAAAAACTGAAAAAAACCAGCGAGGTCCTGAAACTTGAGTTAATTAAAAACCCCGATATTCTCGAAACCCTGGGAAAAAGAAAAAAAGGCAACCAGATACTGGTAGGGTTTGCGCTGGAGACTGAAAATGAAATTGCCAATGCAAAGAAAAAACTGCAGAATAAAAATCTGGATCTGATTGTGCTGAATTCTCTGCGTGACCAAGGGGCGGGTTTCGGCCATGACACCAATAAGGTAACCATCCTGAACAGGAAAAACGAGCAAAAGACTTATACTCTGAAAGGGAAACCGGAAGTGGCCCGGGACCTAATTGAGGAAATCATAAATTTGATGAATGGCAAAAAAAACGCGGGCCAGCCGGTTGTTATGTAA
- a CDS encoding DUF4835 domain-containing protein: MAKKTRASRLLCNRNLSDSSLLSAFRSMWAISLILFFFFLPVFFSPASAQELRCKVEVISKKLQTTEAKVFKTLETSVFEFMNNRKWTNDFFKEEEKIECSLFINVTEELGANRYRAQVNILSSRPVFNSDYNSVILNHSDKDWVFEYSEFQPLDYNENEFTSNLTSMLAFYAYLIIGLDYDAFSLNGGTPYFQKAQTIVNNIPSGLSSDVAPGWKAIDSDKNRYWIVENLLNPRYAPIRQALYEYHLQGLDVMYEDAAKARLVILNAVRKVGEVAEEYPTALLVRMFFNAKSEELIQIFSGAPPNEKVTILQVLYKADPVNSSKYARIMKQ; this comes from the coding sequence ATGGCAAAAAAAACGCGGGCCAGCCGGTTGTTATGTAACCGCAACCTATCGGATTCGTCATTGCTTTCAGCATTCAGAAGCATGTGGGCTATTTCGCTAATTCTTTTTTTCTTCTTCTTACCAGTCTTCTTCTCACCAGCTTCTGCACAGGAGTTGCGCTGTAAGGTAGAAGTGATTTCAAAGAAACTACAAACCACAGAAGCCAAGGTATTCAAAACCCTGGAAACCTCCGTTTTTGAATTCATGAACAACCGAAAATGGACCAATGACTTTTTTAAGGAAGAAGAAAAGATAGAATGCAGCCTGTTCATCAATGTTACCGAAGAGCTTGGAGCAAACCGTTATCGGGCGCAGGTAAACATTCTCTCTTCACGACCTGTCTTTAACAGCGATTACAATTCGGTCATCCTGAATCATTCCGACAAAGATTGGGTCTTTGAATATTCAGAATTCCAGCCGCTTGACTACAATGAGAATGAATTTACATCCAATCTCACCTCCATGCTTGCATTTTATGCTTATCTGATTATCGGTTTGGATTATGATGCATTTTCCCTGAACGGAGGAACCCCCTATTTCCAAAAAGCCCAGACCATTGTCAACAACATTCCCTCCGGATTATCTTCGGATGTTGCTCCGGGCTGGAAAGCTATTGACAGCGACAAAAACCGTTATTGGATTGTTGAAAACCTGCTAAACCCGCGCTATGCACCCATCAGACAAGCACTTTATGAATATCATCTTCAAGGTCTGGACGTGATGTATGAAGATGCAGCAAAAGCACGATTGGTGATTCTCAACGCTGTGAGAAAGGTGGGTGAAGTTGCCGAGGAATATCCCACTGCCTTACTGGTAAGAATGTTTTTCAACGCTAAATCCGAAGAACTAATCCAGATTTTTTCAGGAGCACCTCCAAATGAAAAAGTGACCATATTGCAGGTGTTATACAAAGCCGATCCAGTAAACAGCTCCAAATATGCTCGTATCATGAAGCAATAG
- a CDS encoding DNA repair protein RecN, which produces MLQKLYISNFAIIDELEVEFSEQINIITGETGAGKSILIGALSLVLGQRADSRALMHKDAKCVVEASFDISNYGLQPFFNENDLDYDHILLIRRELTPSGKSRAFVNDTPVKLSLLKELGEQLVNLHSQHETLALNHAQFQLMMIDTLAGHEKLLSEFQSRYQDYRTLQQEISELLEQNSHITDRDYLEFQYRELEEANLDENEQKTLEDELRTLEHAETIKSLLSNASSLLQDADFSALNQLREAGSLIRKAATYHQPLHSLVERTESALIEFQDIADEIIRIQESVALDPERMYQLQERLNLINRLQQKHRVQSNRQLLDIKDAIEKKLKSFDTLEQTLSEKQNRIDRLRVELESLGEKMHASRIKQKGIIEKQVVALLGEVGMPQAKVRIDVEKMPFEKITPRGLDKVTFLFSANRGAPLQELKNVASGGELSRLMLALKSLLAAKISMPTLIFDEIDSGISGETSLRVGALLKQLGDSHQVIIITHQPQIARIGNYHLLVFKTDKDDKTVTQIRKLNEKERIIELAKMIGGDNYSDHALASAKDLLLS; this is translated from the coding sequence ATGCTGCAAAAGCTATACATATCCAACTTTGCTATCATTGACGAGCTTGAGGTAGAGTTTTCAGAACAAATCAACATCATTACCGGTGAAACCGGAGCGGGTAAATCAATCCTCATAGGAGCTCTGTCGCTGGTATTGGGCCAGCGGGCTGACAGCCGGGCATTGATGCATAAAGATGCTAAATGTGTGGTGGAGGCTTCCTTTGACATCAGCAATTACGGACTGCAGCCTTTCTTTAATGAAAATGACCTGGACTATGACCACATCCTGCTTATCAGACGCGAACTAACGCCTTCCGGTAAATCCCGGGCTTTTGTCAATGACACCCCTGTCAAACTGTCTTTACTAAAGGAGCTGGGAGAACAACTCGTCAATCTGCACTCGCAGCATGAAACACTCGCCTTAAACCATGCTCAGTTTCAGCTCATGATGATTGATACCCTTGCAGGCCATGAAAAACTGCTGTCTGAATTTCAAAGCCGCTATCAGGACTATCGCACTCTGCAACAGGAAATAAGCGAACTCCTTGAACAAAACAGCCACATTACTGACCGGGATTATCTGGAGTTTCAATATCGCGAACTGGAAGAAGCTAACCTGGATGAAAACGAACAGAAAACCCTGGAAGACGAGCTACGTACACTAGAGCATGCTGAAACCATCAAATCACTGCTCAGCAATGCCTCATCTCTGCTTCAAGACGCTGATTTCTCTGCTCTCAACCAGTTGAGAGAAGCCGGCTCCCTGATCAGAAAAGCAGCCACCTACCATCAACCTTTGCACAGCCTTGTAGAACGAACCGAAAGCGCCTTGATTGAATTTCAGGATATCGCTGACGAAATCATCCGCATTCAGGAATCGGTTGCCCTTGACCCAGAACGCATGTATCAGCTTCAAGAACGATTAAATCTGATTAACCGCCTTCAGCAAAAACACCGTGTACAAAGTAACCGCCAACTGCTGGATATCAAAGATGCCATTGAAAAAAAACTGAAGTCTTTTGATACCCTGGAACAAACCCTTTCGGAGAAACAAAACCGGATTGATAGGCTGCGCGTGGAACTGGAATCATTGGGAGAAAAAATGCATGCAAGCCGCATAAAGCAAAAAGGTATCATTGAAAAGCAAGTAGTAGCTCTCCTGGGTGAAGTAGGCATGCCACAGGCAAAAGTCAGGATAGACGTGGAAAAGATGCCGTTTGAAAAAATCACCCCCCGAGGGCTGGATAAGGTAACCTTTCTTTTTTCAGCCAACCGTGGGGCACCCTTGCAGGAGCTGAAAAATGTCGCTTCCGGAGGTGAGTTATCACGCCTGATGCTGGCGCTGAAATCCCTGCTGGCGGCCAAAATATCCATGCCTACCCTTATTTTTGACGAAATTGACTCCGGCATTTCTGGTGAAACTTCTCTGCGCGTAGGGGCCCTCTTAAAACAGTTGGGAGACTCCCACCAGGTGATTATCATCACCCATCAGCCGCAAATTGCCCGCATTGGCAATTATCATTTATTGGTATTCAAAACCGATAAAGACGACAAAACAGTCACTCAAATCAGAAAGCTGAACGAAAAGGAGCGTATCATTGAGCTGGCCAAAATGATCGGAGGGGATAATTACTCTGACCACGCGCTCGCCAGTGCAAAGGATTTGCTATTGAGTTAA
- a CDS encoding enoyl-[acyl-carrier-protein] reductase [NADH], producing the protein MTHQLLKGKKGLIFGALDEKSLAWQVAVQAYQEGASLVLTNAPVALRLGKIQALSEKVHAPVIPADATVVEDLEKLITQSMQHLDGKLDFVLHSIGMSLNVRKNRPYTDLNYDFMMKTLDISAISFHKVLQTCYKLDAINEWGSVVALTFIASQRVFPEYNDMADAKAMLESIARNFGYFYAEKKVRINTVSQSPTMTTAGTGVKGFNDFYEYSDKTAPLGNASAEDCARFVVVLFSDYTRMITMQNIYHDGGYSSVGVNSRVLRGAQTE; encoded by the coding sequence ATGACGCACCAACTTCTTAAAGGAAAAAAAGGACTCATTTTTGGGGCTCTGGATGAAAAATCACTTGCCTGGCAGGTAGCTGTTCAGGCTTACCAGGAAGGAGCATCCCTGGTTCTGACCAATGCCCCAGTTGCATTGCGACTAGGGAAAATACAGGCCCTCTCCGAAAAAGTGCATGCCCCTGTCATACCGGCTGACGCCACCGTTGTGGAAGACCTGGAAAAGCTGATCACACAAAGCATGCAGCATCTGGACGGTAAGCTGGATTTTGTGCTGCATTCCATCGGCATGTCTCTGAATGTAAGAAAAAACCGACCTTACACAGATCTGAATTACGATTTCATGATGAAAACGCTGGACATTTCTGCCATTTCGTTTCACAAGGTGCTGCAGACCTGCTACAAGCTGGACGCTATAAACGAGTGGGGATCGGTAGTGGCACTTACCTTTATAGCATCCCAGCGCGTCTTTCCGGAATATAATGATATGGCAGATGCAAAAGCCATGCTTGAATCCATCGCCCGCAACTTTGGCTATTTCTACGCGGAGAAAAAAGTAAGGATAAATACGGTATCCCAGTCGCCTACAATGACCACAGCAGGCACCGGGGTTAAAGGGTTTAATGACTTTTATGAATACTCTGACAAAACAGCGCCTCTGGGAAATGCCAGTGCCGAGGACTGCGCCAGGTTTGTGGTAGTATTGTTTTCCGATTATACTCGCATGATCACCATGCAAAATATCTATCATGACGGAGGCTATTCCTCCGTGGGAGTGAACAGCCGGGTGCTCAGAGGCGCACAAACTGAATAA